Proteins encoded within one genomic window of Synechococcus sp. PCC 7335:
- a CDS encoding NUDIX domain-containing protein, translated as MEDINLDRFLVRVAMAVLYREGCFLMQLRDDFPTIHYPGVWGFFGGHMEAEESPECSVRRELIEEVGYAPTQLRLFYKRESIGYRRYYYYGELAVPLSQLQLNEGQDMALCSVAEVRSGQKYSRKLGQVRSLGGPHRQVLLDFIESGLASFG; from the coding sequence ATGGAGGATATCAATCTAGATAGGTTTCTGGTACGGGTAGCGATGGCCGTTTTATATCGAGAAGGCTGCTTTTTGATGCAGCTACGAGACGACTTCCCAACGATTCATTACCCAGGTGTCTGGGGATTTTTTGGTGGTCACATGGAGGCAGAAGAATCGCCAGAATGCAGCGTAAGGCGCGAACTGATAGAGGAAGTCGGCTATGCGCCTACTCAGCTAAGGCTGTTCTACAAGCGAGAAAGCATCGGCTACAGGCGTTACTACTATTATGGTGAATTAGCGGTGCCGCTGAGCCAGCTGCAGCTGAACGAAGGGCAGGACATGGCACTGTGTTCGGTGGCAGAGGTGCGTTCAGGCCAAAAATATTCTCGAAAGCTAGGTCAGGTGCGATCGCTCGGTGGTCCGCATCGACAGGTACTATTGGACTTTATTGAAAGTGGTCTAGCCTCGTTTGGATAG
- a CDS encoding M48 family metallopeptidase encodes MLALFTTLVVVVSTQLSATGKVPTMPSAIVASAEREVTADLEEVAADSDTNDLEVDEAAEESVDLEGADIEEAQPSEEPSEDSSQEETEGSADSAEDAAEDSSPSVTAEERVRRKLLIQADREYAAGNFAAARALYQQAKDQTWLIPQQFSTLPPEPFTDEASLRPGAAVYWREAQAGANNQTPAQTLTALGLLTEEYPAFIPGHLRYAIALQENDQPEAASDVLEAALTLYPGQSDLLLAQIDFFMAQEQWLEAAIASRQFVVLNSDHVATEQQQQLADQNLQRFQQETRAEIREGAIANVITGALGYALTGSIFGPFTAANSAILLLQGENTVGAQVSNQIRQRIPMLQNPEALGYVRRIGNRLSQATGRRDLDYEFHIILDPNLNAFALPGGKIFVNAGAILDTQSEAELAGLLSHELAHAVLSHGFQIATRGNLSSSIAQYLPYGGLINNVFLSGYSRNMERQADIVGTQILAASNYAADGVYNVMITLNEQAQASGRSVPTWISSHPNPEDRVTYLKALVERGGYDRYAYEGVASHEEIQVIVARELAAYRAQRAAEQSSDSVDDAVEAQ; translated from the coding sequence ATGCTGGCTTTGTTCACGACTCTAGTAGTCGTAGTGAGTACTCAGCTATCAGCCACGGGCAAAGTGCCTACTATGCCTTCAGCTATTGTTGCTAGCGCTGAGAGGGAAGTCACTGCCGATCTTGAAGAAGTCGCTGCTGATTCTGATACTAACGATCTTGAAGTTGATGAAGCTGCGGAAGAATCAGTTGATTTAGAAGGAGCTGATATCGAAGAAGCGCAGCCATCAGAAGAGCCAAGCGAAGATAGTAGCCAAGAAGAGACTGAGGGGTCCGCTGATTCTGCTGAAGATGCCGCTGAGGACAGTTCGCCAAGCGTGACAGCAGAAGAGCGGGTCCGCAGAAAGCTCTTAATTCAGGCAGATAGGGAGTATGCAGCCGGAAATTTTGCGGCGGCTAGAGCCCTTTATCAGCAGGCTAAGGATCAAACTTGGCTCATTCCCCAACAGTTTTCAACGCTTCCACCTGAGCCTTTTACAGACGAGGCTTCGCTAAGACCTGGCGCAGCGGTTTACTGGAGAGAGGCGCAAGCAGGTGCTAACAATCAAACACCCGCCCAGACACTGACGGCATTAGGATTGCTTACTGAAGAGTACCCAGCTTTCATCCCAGGACATTTGCGCTACGCGATCGCCCTGCAGGAAAATGATCAGCCTGAAGCCGCCAGCGACGTGCTTGAAGCCGCACTTACCCTATATCCTGGCCAAAGCGATTTGCTCCTAGCCCAGATCGATTTTTTTATGGCACAAGAACAGTGGTTAGAAGCGGCGATCGCCTCGCGTCAGTTCGTTGTCCTCAATTCCGATCACGTGGCCACTGAGCAGCAGCAGCAGCTAGCCGACCAAAACCTACAGCGATTTCAACAAGAGACTAGAGCGGAGATTCGTGAAGGGGCGATCGCTAACGTCATTACCGGCGCGCTTGGCTATGCACTTACTGGCAGCATCTTTGGCCCTTTCACCGCTGCCAACTCCGCTATTCTGCTACTACAAGGAGAAAATACTGTTGGCGCTCAAGTATCTAATCAAATTCGTCAGCGCATTCCGATGCTGCAAAACCCTGAAGCGCTTGGCTATGTACGTCGCATCGGAAATCGTCTATCCCAAGCCACTGGTCGCCGCGATCTAGACTACGAGTTTCATATCATTCTCGATCCTAATCTCAATGCCTTCGCGCTCCCTGGTGGCAAAATTTTTGTCAACGCAGGTGCCATCCTTGATACGCAATCCGAAGCAGAACTAGCCGGCCTACTCTCTCATGAGCTTGCCCACGCTGTTCTTTCTCACGGCTTTCAAATTGCGACTAGAGGCAATCTCAGCAGCAGCATTGCCCAATACCTACCATATGGTGGATTGATCAACAACGTTTTTCTGAGTGGTTACTCTCGCAACATGGAACGACAAGCCGACATTGTCGGCACCCAGATTCTTGCAGCGAGCAACTACGCGGCCGATGGTGTCTACAACGTTATGATCACTCTCAACGAGCAAGCCCAGGCAAGCGGTCGCAGCGTGCCTACCTGGATTTCTAGTCATCCTAACCCTGAAGATCGCGTTACCTATCTCAAGGCCCTAGTAGAACGCGGCGGCTATGATCGCTATGCCTATGAAGGCGTCGCCAGTCATGAAGAAATTCAAGTAATTGTTGCTAGAGAGCTAGCTGCATATCGAGCCCAGCGAGCGGCAGAACAATCTTCAGATAGCGTTGACGACGCAGTAGAAGCGCAATAG
- a CDS encoding tetratricopeptide repeat protein, with translation MNDKNKVDTDIKVLLIEDSFLDAQMVEAIISSSDLGKPNLSYASLFEEALRMLAQESYDLILLDLHLPDGEGLDLIRQLKQQVPETPVVVLTGIEDETVAVAAILEGAQDCLTKSDALSPSRQPRLGAHNSGNLLAHRIEHAIKSARLTKSLEIKQAQHALASAEDDGDIWDWDLKNNRIYLSPRWQSLLGLYGAPLSIPAEEWIARIHLEDRDRFEQTLQDHLEHREQQIYCEYRIQHVEGHYIWILTKGEALWDQFGKAYRIVGSQSDISTPRDEETAIYSSEELASVTLYAVGAGLLSMQAMLLVYEDRYDEAESLLQGTLEMRRALLGDEHLDVAASLYNLASLYDNQFRFQEAEDLFKESLTIFQKVLGSKHPHTQRIMARVSMICRLNRTLKSLREESKN, from the coding sequence ATGAATGACAAAAACAAAGTGGATACAGACATTAAAGTGTTGCTGATCGAAGATAGTTTTTTGGATGCTCAGATGGTCGAAGCAATTATCAGCTCATCTGACTTAGGTAAGCCAAATCTATCGTATGCCAGTCTCTTCGAAGAGGCTTTAAGAATGCTGGCCCAGGAAAGTTATGATCTGATTCTGCTTGATCTACATCTGCCTGATGGTGAAGGGCTAGATTTAATCAGACAGTTGAAGCAGCAGGTTCCTGAAACTCCAGTCGTTGTCCTAACTGGAATTGAGGATGAAACTGTAGCTGTCGCCGCGATTCTAGAAGGTGCTCAAGATTGCCTCACAAAGTCGGACGCTCTCTCACCGTCTCGACAGCCGAGGCTAGGTGCTCACAATTCTGGAAATCTGTTGGCCCATCGAATTGAACATGCGATTAAAAGCGCTAGGCTGACGAAAAGTCTAGAGATTAAGCAAGCTCAACATGCGTTAGCAAGTGCAGAAGACGATGGAGACATCTGGGACTGGGACCTAAAGAACAATCGCATCTATTTATCTCCAAGATGGCAATCTTTACTGGGTCTCTATGGGGCTCCATTAAGCATTCCTGCAGAGGAATGGATCGCTCGTATTCATTTGGAAGATCGCGATCGCTTTGAGCAAACCTTGCAGGACCATCTAGAGCACCGAGAGCAACAGATTTATTGTGAATACCGTATTCAGCATGTAGAGGGACACTATATATGGATACTGACTAAAGGCGAGGCCCTTTGGGACCAATTTGGTAAAGCCTATCGAATAGTAGGGTCCCAATCTGATATCAGCACCCCTAGAGATGAAGAAACAGCTATCTACTCAAGCGAAGAGCTAGCGTCAGTAACACTGTATGCGGTTGGAGCTGGGTTGTTATCGATGCAGGCAATGCTCTTGGTTTACGAAGATCGCTACGATGAAGCTGAATCTCTCTTGCAAGGAACCCTAGAGATGAGAAGAGCGCTTCTTGGCGACGAGCACTTAGACGTTGCAGCTAGTCTTTATAATCTTGCTTCGCTCTACGATAACCAATTTCGATTTCAGGAAGCTGAGGATCTGTTTAAAGAGTCTTTGACCATCTTTCAAAAAGTTCTAGGTTCAAAGCATCCCCATACCCAACGAATTATGGCTAGAGTCTCGATGATCTGTCGGCTGAATCGGACACTAAAATCACTTAGAGAGGAGTCAAAGAATTAA
- a CDS encoding carbohydrate ABC transporter permease — protein sequence MDNNLLLILRALLAIALGSGGVIAIFYGLNILVEKALPKGTQRRILPWIYVGPSLLLLLVYLVLPTIRTIYLSFFNNDSSRFVGLRNYIFAFTSPDMLIAFRNNLLWLVLVTGISVGLGLIIAVLVDRVRYEPLAKSLIFLPMAISFVGASVIWRFVYAYRPAGSEQIGLLNAVVTFLGFEPIGWLVERDINNFALIAIMIWLQTGFCMVLLSSAVKGVPKDVIEAARVDGANEFQIFRRIIVPMIMPTVTVVSTTVIVLVLKVFDIVFVMTGGNLDTDVIASRMVREMFNFRNFGRGSAIAVILLIAVIPVMVANIRRFRQQELDR from the coding sequence ATGGATAACAACCTGTTGTTGATACTCAGAGCACTACTGGCGATCGCGCTGGGCTCAGGCGGTGTCATTGCTATCTTCTATGGGCTCAATATCCTGGTTGAAAAGGCTCTACCCAAAGGAACGCAGCGCCGAATTCTGCCCTGGATTTATGTAGGACCCTCCCTCCTACTGCTGTTGGTTTATCTGGTGCTACCCACCATTCGCACTATCTATCTCAGCTTTTTCAACAACGATTCGAGTCGCTTTGTCGGACTGAGAAACTATATTTTTGCCTTCACCTCGCCCGATATGTTGATTGCTTTTCGCAACAACCTGCTATGGCTAGTGTTAGTAACAGGTATTAGCGTTGGACTAGGGTTAATCATCGCTGTGTTAGTCGATAGGGTGCGATATGAGCCTTTGGCTAAATCCTTGATCTTCTTACCGATGGCGATTTCGTTCGTGGGCGCGAGCGTTATCTGGCGATTTGTCTATGCCTATCGGCCAGCGGGAAGTGAACAGATTGGACTACTCAACGCGGTTGTGACTTTTCTCGGGTTCGAACCGATTGGCTGGCTAGTCGAGCGTGATATCAATAACTTTGCGCTGATTGCCATTATGATTTGGCTGCAGACAGGCTTTTGTATGGTGCTGCTCTCTTCAGCCGTCAAAGGCGTGCCTAAAGATGTAATCGAAGCCGCTAGAGTAGACGGTGCTAACGAGTTTCAGATTTTTCGGCGGATTATCGTACCGATGATCATGCCAACGGTAACAGTGGTCTCCACGACGGTGATTGTCTTAGTACTGAAGGTGTTTGATATTGTTTTTGTGATGACAGGTGGCAACTTAGATACCGATGTGATCGCCAGTCGAATGGTCAGAGAAATGTTCAACTTTCGCAACTTTGGTCGGGGTAGTGCGATCGCAGTTATCTTACTGATCGCGGTCATTCCCGTCATGGTGGCCAACATTCGCCGCTTTCGCCAGCAGGAGCTAGATCGATGA
- a CDS encoding carbohydrate ABC transporter permease yields MTSAKSIPPQSPQPRLPGPRYQRSRKEKSGFEQFVAKAPVHIAVVAIAVLWTLPTLGLLISSFRPAEDLTSSGWWTVFVNPFEFTQFTLSNYAQVLFDQGMGQAFLNSLVISVPATVIPIAIATFAAYALAWMEFPGRQTLFIITVGLLVVPLQMTLIPILRAYTALGLSGTYLAVWLAHSAYGLPLGVYLLRNYIGSLPRDLIEAATVDGASHLQVFSRVIVPLSMPAIASFAVFQFLWVWNDLLVALVYLGGNQDVAPVTLVLRNIVGDRGQDWFLLTAGAFVSMLVPMIVFFALQRYFVRGLLAGSVKG; encoded by the coding sequence ATGACGAGCGCCAAATCCATTCCTCCACAATCGCCTCAGCCACGGCTACCGGGTCCGCGCTATCAGCGCAGCCGCAAAGAAAAGTCTGGGTTCGAGCAATTTGTGGCCAAAGCGCCAGTCCATATTGCGGTCGTTGCGATTGCGGTTCTGTGGACATTGCCAACGCTAGGGCTATTGATCAGCTCCTTTCGGCCCGCTGAAGACTTAACCAGTAGCGGCTGGTGGACTGTGTTTGTCAATCCGTTTGAATTTACCCAGTTCACGCTTAGCAACTATGCTCAAGTCTTGTTCGATCAGGGCATGGGACAAGCTTTTCTCAACAGCTTAGTGATTTCCGTGCCTGCGACGGTGATTCCGATTGCGATCGCTACCTTCGCAGCCTACGCGCTTGCTTGGATGGAATTTCCCGGCCGTCAAACCTTATTCATCATTACCGTTGGGCTCCTAGTCGTACCGCTACAGATGACGTTAATTCCAATCTTGCGAGCCTATACCGCACTAGGGCTCTCTGGCACTTACCTCGCGGTTTGGCTGGCGCACAGTGCCTATGGATTGCCGCTAGGCGTATACCTATTGCGCAATTACATTGGCTCATTGCCCCGCGATTTAATCGAAGCTGCAACGGTTGATGGCGCTTCCCACTTACAGGTATTCTCACGAGTCATTGTTCCACTCAGCATGCCGGCGATCGCCTCTTTTGCCGTCTTTCAGTTTCTTTGGGTCTGGAATGATTTGCTTGTGGCTCTAGTATATCTAGGCGGCAATCAAGATGTTGCTCCAGTGACGCTAGTACTCAGAAATATTGTGGGCGATCGCGGCCAGGATTGGTTTCTTCTCACCGCTGGGGCGTTCGTCTCTATGCTGGTGCCGATGATTGTCTTTTTTGCCCTACAGCGCTACTTCGTGCGCGGTCTGCTAGCAGGCTCCGTCAAAGGATAG
- a CDS encoding ABC transporter ATP-binding protein — MSSVTFENVTKQYENGFVAVKDLNIQLEDKEFLVLVGPSGCGKTTSLRMLAGLEDITSGSIYIGGQRVNNVTPKDRDIAMVFQSYALYPHMTVAENMGFSLDLKGVSKAEINKRVKAAGQQLGIEHLLDRKPKQLSGGQRQRVALGRAIVRSPAVFLMDEPLSNLDAKLRVQARAELSQLHKKVGTTFVYVTHDQAEAMTMGSRIAVMNSGILQQIDTPQNVYDHPNNIFVAGFLGSPSMNFFEARLLRQNDELVIKTDSGIVVPIPPERLERYLEFQGRPVVFGIRPEGIYHPQYVPPGITPVSIPATATVVELMGYEIIVYFTLQDGTEFIARLDPRAKVAPGEALNLQFDLTRFHLFDQESEQVI, encoded by the coding sequence ATGTCTAGTGTCACCTTTGAGAATGTCACCAAACAATACGAAAACGGATTTGTCGCTGTAAAAGACTTAAACATCCAGCTAGAGGATAAAGAGTTTCTGGTTCTAGTAGGACCTTCTGGCTGCGGTAAAACCACTTCGCTTAGGATGCTAGCAGGCCTAGAAGATATTACTAGCGGCAGCATCTACATCGGTGGACAAAGGGTAAACAACGTCACCCCTAAAGATCGAGATATCGCGATGGTATTTCAATCTTATGCGCTGTATCCGCATATGACTGTCGCCGAGAATATGGGCTTTAGTTTAGATCTTAAGGGCGTCTCGAAAGCTGAAATTAATAAACGAGTGAAGGCCGCCGGACAGCAGCTAGGGATTGAACACTTATTGGATCGCAAGCCCAAGCAGCTATCAGGTGGACAACGGCAGCGGGTTGCCTTGGGCCGAGCAATTGTGCGATCGCCGGCTGTTTTTTTGATGGATGAGCCGCTCTCTAACCTCGATGCCAAACTCCGGGTTCAAGCCCGCGCCGAACTCAGCCAGCTGCATAAGAAAGTTGGCACTACCTTTGTCTATGTCACTCACGATCAGGCCGAAGCAATGACGATGGGCTCTCGTATTGCGGTGATGAACAGCGGCATTTTGCAACAGATTGACACACCTCAAAACGTCTACGATCATCCTAACAATATTTTTGTGGCGGGCTTCTTAGGTAGCCCATCGATGAATTTTTTCGAGGCGAGGCTACTCCGACAAAACGACGAGCTAGTCATCAAAACCGATAGCGGCATTGTTGTTCCAATCCCACCCGAGCGGCTTGAGCGCTACCTGGAATTTCAGGGTCGCCCTGTCGTTTTCGGTATCCGCCCCGAAGGGATCTACCATCCTCAGTATGTTCCGCCTGGTATTACTCCGGTCAGCATTCCAGCTACCGCTACCGTTGTCGAACTGATGGGCTATGAAATCATCGTTTACTTCACGCTGCAAGATGGCACCGAATTTATCGCCCGTTTAGACCCTAGAGCCAAAGTCGCTCCGGGCGAAGCTCTTAACCTACAGTTCGATCTCACTCGCTTTCATCTTTTTGATCAGGAAAGCGAGCAGGTAATTTAG
- a CDS encoding metalloregulator ArsR/SmtB family transcription factor, translating into MSKSAVFPGFHALSEPIRIQIIELLNDVGELCVSDIAQRLGINQSKLSFHLKILNQSGLVITRRQGRYIYYSLNLNQFSILESYLSQMKQLGEH; encoded by the coding sequence ATGAGCAAGTCAGCAGTATTTCCAGGTTTTCATGCACTGTCTGAGCCAATTCGTATACAGATCATCGAGCTTTTAAATGACGTAGGAGAACTTTGTGTTAGCGACATAGCACAACGTTTAGGAATCAATCAGTCTAAGCTCTCCTTTCACCTGAAGATACTCAATCAATCTGGCCTAGTGATAACAAGGCGCCAGGGCCGATATATTTACTACAGTCTCAACCTAAATCAGTTCTCTATTCTAGAGAGTTACCTGTCTCAAATGAAGCAGCTCGGTGAACACTGA
- a CDS encoding cation:proton antiporter, which yields MLSSWIWILLGGLIAGRLAQRLGAPPLLGMVLAGAALGPQLGNMLSVEVLQSADALRSIAVMVVLMKAGLGLDPEKLAQQGTVALRLGFLPAAFEAIAVAFCAMWLFQFDFFTGLLLGCLVGAESPAVIVPGMLRLKRLGYGVKKGIPDAILMGSALSDVLLLLVFSLLLAFLSQTAATEVVLPGGFVLSPLQVLPFQVVMQVSLGVVVGWLSAKLLIVMIVRQQWVQPGIQSTLIVASSALLLVVTAQQTLLFSGYLAVMATGFFLIQSDPPFARQLRQGFGGLWTIAEIVLFVLLGASIQIGILEEIFWLGLLLLVIGTLIGRSLGWYLSTLGSNWTFKERLFLLPGNSAKATVQAAIGAIPLAMGIEGGEVILAIAALSILITAPAGAWAIPTFAPKLLQRDRVDPTKTTVDQTSVLLAAVDSSPTAKQVLLKAAEMARHSEASVVVIHIYQQLDSLELDCLEIQSHKLLADIRHQFVTVSGSIEREILQAAITYHATDIVVGKNSFSFINAQTTAKRSVGSVAHHLLEMSELPITIVEAS from the coding sequence GTGCTATCGAGTTGGATTTGGATTCTACTAGGAGGCTTGATTGCGGGCCGATTAGCTCAGCGGTTAGGAGCGCCGCCGCTGCTAGGTATGGTGCTCGCTGGGGCTGCGTTAGGTCCTCAGTTGGGCAATATGCTTAGCGTGGAGGTGCTGCAATCAGCAGATGCGCTACGCAGCATCGCAGTGATGGTGGTTTTGATGAAGGCCGGGTTAGGGCTAGACCCGGAGAAGCTAGCTCAGCAGGGAACAGTGGCGCTGCGGCTGGGATTTTTACCTGCAGCTTTTGAGGCGATCGCGGTCGCTTTTTGCGCGATGTGGCTGTTTCAATTTGATTTTTTCACTGGATTGCTGCTGGGGTGCTTAGTCGGTGCGGAATCTCCAGCAGTGATTGTGCCAGGAATGCTGCGGCTAAAAAGACTGGGATACGGCGTGAAGAAGGGCATTCCCGATGCCATTTTGATGGGTAGCGCCCTATCAGATGTGCTGCTGCTATTAGTGTTTAGTCTGCTGCTGGCGTTCTTGTCTCAAACGGCGGCGACAGAAGTTGTTTTACCTGGTGGCTTTGTTCTAAGTCCGTTGCAAGTGCTGCCCTTTCAAGTCGTGATGCAGGTGAGCTTGGGTGTTGTTGTCGGCTGGCTGAGTGCGAAGCTACTGATAGTTATGATTGTTCGACAACAATGGGTGCAGCCCGGTATACAGAGTACTTTGATCGTAGCGAGTAGTGCTCTATTGCTGGTCGTAACCGCGCAGCAGACGCTGTTGTTTTCTGGCTATCTAGCCGTAATGGCAACTGGATTCTTTTTGATTCAATCCGATCCACCTTTCGCAAGGCAGCTACGGCAAGGATTCGGCGGCCTATGGACGATTGCAGAGATTGTTCTATTTGTTTTACTAGGCGCGAGTATTCAAATTGGCATTTTAGAAGAGATCTTTTGGCTAGGATTGTTGTTATTAGTAATTGGGACTCTGATAGGGCGATCGCTGGGCTGGTATCTATCTACATTAGGGAGCAATTGGACCTTCAAAGAACGACTGTTCCTATTGCCAGGAAATTCGGCAAAGGCGACGGTGCAAGCTGCAATCGGAGCAATTCCTTTGGCGATGGGCATAGAAGGTGGAGAGGTGATTCTGGCGATCGCAGCGCTGTCCATTCTGATCACTGCACCTGCTGGAGCTTGGGCCATTCCAACATTCGCACCGAAGCTATTGCAGCGTGATCGGGTTGATCCGACAAAAACAACGGTTGATCAAACTTCTGTGCTTCTCGCTGCCGTCGATAGCTCTCCGACAGCTAAACAGGTTTTACTGAAGGCCGCAGAGATGGCGCGCCATAGTGAGGCTAGCGTTGTAGTAATTCATATCTATCAGCAGCTAGATAGCCTAGAACTCGACTGTCTAGAGATTCAGAGCCATAAGTTGCTAGCTGATATCCGCCATCAATTTGTTACAGTCTCAGGCTCGATTGAGAGAGAAATCCTACAGGCTGCTATTACCTACCACGCAACCGATATTGTTGTCGGTAAGAACAGCTTCAGCTTTATTAATGCGCAGACGACTGCTAAAAGATCTGTTGGTTCGGTAGCTCACCACCTCTTAGAGATGAGCGAACTGCCAATTACTATTGTTGAAGCTTCCTAA
- a CDS encoding DUF4079 domain-containing protein: protein MNSETIDAIKPWLNFIHPVLMWGIFALTLYAAYLGYQHRQTRLATGEEKKQLIKGKFLARHHQAGSILLASMVTGSIGGMGVTYLNNGKLFFGPHLLAGLGMMALIATSASLVPFMKNGNDTARYTHIALNTVLVGLFGWQAVTGVQIVQRILSSMFS, encoded by the coding sequence ATGAATTCCGAGACCATTGATGCGATTAAACCCTGGCTTAATTTTATCCATCCAGTATTAATGTGGGGGATTTTTGCCTTAACTCTTTATGCCGCCTATCTCGGCTACCAGCATCGACAGACTCGTTTGGCTACTGGGGAAGAGAAGAAGCAACTGATAAAAGGCAAGTTCCTAGCTCGCCATCATCAGGCGGGGTCTATACTGCTAGCCTCTATGGTGACTGGGAGTATCGGTGGCATGGGTGTTACCTACCTAAACAATGGCAAGCTGTTCTTTGGGCCCCATCTGTTAGCTGGCCTTGGCATGATGGCTCTGATTGCGACTTCGGCTTCGCTAGTGCCGTTTATGAAAAATGGTAATGATACAGCCCGCTATACCCATATCGCTTTGAATACTGTTCTAGTCGGTCTGTTCGGCTGGCAGGCTGTGACGGGCGTTCAGATCGTCCAAAGGATTTTGAGCAGTATGTTTAGCTAA
- the acsF gene encoding magnesium-protoporphyrin IX monomethyl ester (oxidative) cyclase: MVATKPNQTKFDEIRPGVKAPAKDTILTPRFYTTDFEEMAEMDVSSNEEELKAIIAEFKVDYNRHHFVRNEQFEGAWDHIQGERRQVFIEFLERSCTAEFSGFLLYKELARKLKGRNPLLAEGFDLMSRDEARHAGFLNKAMSDFDLQLDLGFLTKSKKYTFFKPKFIFYATYLSEKIGYWRYITIFRHLEKHPEDTIYPIFNFFDNWCQDENRHGDFFAAMMKSQPQFLNDLKARLWCRFFLLSVFATMYLNDIQRKSFYAALGLDAREYDIEVIKKTNESAGRLFPIILDVEDPKFFAELDKCTKHTAAVSKISQSGQNKVIQTLRKIPHIIAVGSKLVNLYFMKPISMEANQNIVR, encoded by the coding sequence ATGGTAGCAACCAAACCTAATCAGACGAAATTTGACGAAATTCGGCCCGGTGTGAAAGCACCTGCCAAAGATACAATTCTGACTCCTCGGTTTTACACTACCGACTTCGAAGAAATGGCAGAGATGGATGTCTCTAGCAACGAAGAAGAACTCAAAGCCATCATCGCTGAATTCAAAGTCGACTACAATCGTCACCACTTTGTTCGTAACGAGCAGTTCGAAGGTGCGTGGGACCACATTCAAGGTGAGCGCCGTCAGGTTTTTATTGAGTTTTTAGAACGCTCGTGCACTGCCGAATTCTCAGGCTTCTTGCTTTACAAAGAACTCGCTCGCAAGCTTAAAGGGCGCAATCCCCTATTGGCTGAAGGATTCGATCTAATGAGCCGTGACGAAGCGCGTCATGCAGGCTTTCTCAATAAGGCAATGTCAGACTTTGATCTACAGTTGGATCTAGGCTTTCTGACAAAGAGTAAAAAGTACACTTTTTTCAAGCCTAAGTTCATCTTCTATGCCACTTATCTATCAGAAAAGATCGGTTACTGGCGCTACATTACAATCTTTCGTCACCTAGAAAAGCACCCTGAAGACACGATTTATCCTATCTTCAACTTCTTCGATAACTGGTGCCAAGACGAGAATCGACATGGTGACTTCTTTGCGGCCATGATGAAATCTCAGCCTCAATTCTTAAACGATCTGAAGGCTCGTTTATGGTGCCGTTTCTTCTTGCTATCAGTATTTGCCACCATGTATCTCAACGATATCCAGCGCAAGAGCTTTTATGCAGCGCTGGGTCTAGATGCTCGTGAATATGACATCGAAGTGATTAAAAAGACTAACGAGTCAGCAGGGCGTTTGTTCCCAATTATTTTGGATGTAGAAGATCCTAAGTTCTTCGCTGAATTAGACAAGTGTACTAAGCACACTGCTGCTGTGAGTAAAATTAGTCAATCTGGCCAGAATAAGGTAATTCAAACTCTGCGCAAAATTCCTCATATCATTGCAGTCGGCAGTAAGCTAGTGAATCTGTACTTCATGAAGCCTATCAGTATGGAGGCTAACCAGAATATAGTTCGATAG